A window of Parasynechococcus marenigrum WH 8102 contains these coding sequences:
- a CDS encoding class I SAM-dependent methyltransferase — protein MSSFLRPLAYRHRWIYDLVTAVSSLSVGGVARLRGLGLEALGPHLNPDAAVLDLCCGSGEAAAPWLEAGYRVTGLDISPRALALAAQRHPAMTRVEGLAEDPPLADGSFAAIQLSVALHEFPRSDREAVLRSCLRLLQPGGWLVVVDLHPAGPWLQLPQQLFCALFETDTATAMLEDDLPAQLKQLGFSAVNQELLAGQALQRITATRSAASTS, from the coding sequence ATGAGCTCCTTTCTGCGGCCACTGGCCTACCGGCATCGCTGGATCTACGACCTGGTGACGGCCGTCTCGTCGTTGAGTGTCGGCGGGGTGGCGCGGTTGCGAGGCTTGGGGTTGGAGGCTTTAGGCCCCCATCTCAACCCGGACGCCGCCGTGCTCGACCTCTGCTGCGGCAGCGGCGAGGCGGCCGCCCCCTGGCTGGAGGCCGGCTACCGCGTCACAGGGCTCGACATCTCACCGCGTGCCCTTGCCCTCGCGGCGCAACGGCATCCCGCGATGACCCGGGTGGAAGGATTGGCGGAAGACCCCCCACTGGCGGATGGAAGCTTCGCGGCCATCCAGCTGAGTGTGGCACTGCACGAATTCCCGCGGAGCGACCGGGAGGCGGTGCTGCGCAGCTGTCTGCGGCTGCTGCAACCCGGTGGCTGGCTGGTGGTGGTGGACCTGCACCCAGCAGGGCCATGGCTGCAGCTACCGCAGCAGTTGTTCTGTGCCCTGTTTGAAACCGACACCGCCACCGCCATGCTGGAGGACGACCTCCCCGCTCAGCTGAAGCAGCTGGGTTTCTCTGCGGTGAACCAGGAACTGTTGGCGGGTCAGGCTTTGCAACGCATCACCGCAACCCGTTCCGCAGCCAGCACGTCCTAA
- a CDS encoding ABC transporter substrate-binding protein, translating to MSSSAPRSWCAWSCVVAAAIGCQAMVSSALPRQRLVVMLPSSSGDATLRDRFLQGYAVGEATVRACDHPVPAVRWIALRPDQSPLEQLPLVSDQHLVVAPPSADLRAFSDLSQQHGLSVLLPYQRGESIDTLRGLKGRDKLWPLVPSIQEDVKATVEATLKAGWDRAMVVADPSALEATLSMAFVDHYEASGGLVESYEPTPVQQVDPTDGQRLDRLRKDMTWSWVGTVVVADQPDGPLATRLRREQRDGAFGGGAPWTPNWVYLSDSSTLRDLPQVPWQQLGLEHPARGEDWLAFAEAFNRRWGHTPDLLAAAGYDTARVLALVEAAPLPMSDEGLPDPMGWVSPDQDAVDLCSALRQRQRGESLRLKAAASDFRLRGGMTPSGQAAAGLLMETPSDPMKADGKRADAATG from the coding sequence ATGTCGAGCTCGGCACCGCGTTCCTGGTGCGCCTGGTCTTGTGTTGTCGCTGCGGCCATTGGCTGCCAGGCCATGGTCTCCAGTGCCTTACCGCGGCAGCGGCTTGTGGTGATGCTGCCGTCCTCCTCGGGTGACGCCACCCTGCGCGACCGCTTTCTGCAGGGCTACGCCGTTGGTGAAGCGACGGTGAGGGCCTGCGACCATCCGGTGCCCGCGGTCCGCTGGATAGCGCTCCGGCCTGATCAATCTCCGCTGGAGCAACTGCCGCTTGTCAGCGATCAGCATCTTGTGGTGGCGCCACCCTCCGCTGACCTGCGCGCCTTCAGTGACCTGTCTCAGCAGCACGGCCTCAGTGTTCTGCTCCCTTATCAGCGCGGTGAGTCGATTGACACCCTCCGAGGTTTGAAGGGGCGAGACAAGCTCTGGCCATTGGTCCCCTCGATTCAGGAGGACGTCAAGGCCACGGTGGAAGCCACCCTCAAGGCCGGTTGGGACAGGGCCATGGTGGTGGCGGATCCGAGTGCGTTGGAGGCCACCCTGTCGATGGCCTTCGTCGATCACTACGAGGCATCCGGCGGTCTGGTGGAGAGCTACGAACCCACCCCGGTGCAGCAGGTGGATCCAACGGATGGTCAACGGCTTGATCGTTTACGCAAGGACATGACCTGGTCATGGGTCGGCACGGTGGTGGTGGCCGATCAACCCGACGGGCCTCTGGCCACCCGCCTGCGGCGGGAGCAGCGTGATGGTGCATTCGGTGGTGGCGCTCCCTGGACGCCCAACTGGGTGTATCTGTCCGATTCGTCCACGCTGCGGGATCTGCCGCAGGTGCCCTGGCAGCAACTCGGTTTGGAACATCCGGCCCGTGGTGAGGATTGGTTGGCCTTTGCCGAGGCGTTCAATCGCCGCTGGGGGCATACCCCAGACCTGCTCGCCGCAGCGGGCTACGACACGGCGCGGGTGCTGGCGCTGGTCGAAGCGGCGCCGCTGCCGATGTCGGATGAGGGTCTCCCGGATCCGATGGGTTGGGTCAGTCCTGATCAGGACGCGGTCGATCTCTGCTCCGCCCTGCGTCAGCGACAGCGGGGCGAGTCGCTGCGGCTGAAGGCGGCGGCCAGTGATTTCCGTTTGCGCGGTGGCATGACGCCGTCGGGTCAGGCCGCTGCAGGGCTGCTCATGGAGACGCCATCTGATCCAATGAAGGCAGATGGCAAGCGGGCTGATGCTGCGACTGGCTGA
- a CDS encoding site-specific integrase, producing MDLRNSLNALNAQLAVQGTRLRIEQRGQSLNLRGPLPLREETSKTKVQRISLGLRADAAGLQEARESLDQVQRQLDRERFNWEDWQSKPRGSTGTGADAAIGSFEQAFFSDPRRRRAAAGSRTTWSGAYLPYLRRLRHLSGEAPLNAALLLQTLRSYEDGSRSRQQCSTALAALAQHLGLALPEDWRQEAGGYGLHRARFRQLPTDAQILEAVLRIPNPRWRLAYGLMATYGLRNHEVFFCDLSALAEHGDRVIRVLPTTKTGEHQVWPFQPEWVDRFSLTSLGSCEEALPQIQTDLRRTTLQQVGRRVSEQFRRYALPITPYDLRHAWAVRTIHIGLPDTVAARMMGHSVAIHTRTYHHWITRRDQQQAVDAALARQQA from the coding sequence ATGGACCTTCGCAACAGCCTGAATGCCCTCAACGCGCAGCTGGCTGTCCAGGGGACACGGCTGCGCATCGAGCAACGGGGCCAGAGCCTCAACCTGAGGGGACCGCTGCCGCTGCGGGAAGAAACGTCCAAAACCAAGGTGCAGCGCATCAGCCTGGGGCTCCGGGCCGATGCCGCTGGCCTGCAGGAGGCCAGGGAGAGCCTGGATCAGGTTCAACGGCAGCTGGATCGTGAGCGCTTCAACTGGGAGGACTGGCAGAGCAAGCCGCGCGGATCAACCGGAACCGGTGCAGACGCAGCGATCGGCTCCTTCGAACAAGCCTTTTTCAGCGACCCCCGCCGTCGCCGCGCCGCCGCCGGCAGCCGCACCACCTGGAGTGGGGCCTACCTCCCCTACCTGAGACGCCTGCGCCACCTCAGCGGTGAAGCCCCACTCAACGCTGCATTGCTACTGCAAACCCTGCGCAGTTACGAGGATGGAAGCCGCAGTCGCCAGCAGTGTTCCACGGCCCTCGCGGCCCTGGCCCAGCATCTCGGCCTTGCCCTGCCGGAGGACTGGCGACAGGAAGCCGGCGGCTATGGGCTGCACCGGGCACGCTTCCGGCAGCTGCCGACAGACGCACAGATCCTCGAAGCGGTGCTGCGGATCCCCAACCCCCGATGGCGGCTGGCCTACGGCCTGATGGCCACCTATGGATTGCGCAACCACGAGGTGTTTTTCTGCGATCTCAGTGCCTTGGCCGAGCACGGTGACCGGGTGATCCGGGTGCTGCCCACCACCAAAACAGGTGAACACCAGGTGTGGCCATTCCAGCCTGAGTGGGTGGACCGCTTCAGCCTCACCAGCCTGGGGAGCTGTGAGGAGGCACTGCCGCAGATCCAGACCGATCTGCGCCGCACCACCCTGCAGCAGGTGGGGCGACGGGTGAGTGAACAGTTCCGCCGCTACGCCTTGCCGATCACCCCCTACGACCTGCGCCATGCCTGGGCCGTGCGCACCATCCACATCGGACTTCCCGATACCGTTGCCGCCAGGATGATGGGACACTCCGTGGCGATCCACACCCGCACGTATCACCACTGGATCACCCGTCGTGATCAACAGCAGGCGGTGGATGCAGCCCTGGCACGCCAGCAGGCCTGA
- the pgeF gene encoding peptidoglycan editing factor PgeF: MPMEGHDPFDRPDNSFNTLQGWTWIGCYGGYYLQCDGLDAAGFEHGFFTRRWQGRGPDELAGYISAGISVHRLQQIHSGNVLKASEARQEPWPEADGLVSDSGSQSLWVCGADCTPVLIADRGTGHAAACHAGWRGVAAGILPEAVRLLEQRGARRDDLMVALGPAVSGANYQVGPEVVAAIAQGLDIRTDAKSALEDAGALLPDSEPQRHRLDIRRAAALQLQRIGLTSAQISHCPLCTVSEPELFHSWRRDQVKAVQWSVIISQVADLDEAASS; the protein is encoded by the coding sequence ATGCCGATGGAAGGCCACGATCCTTTCGATCGACCGGACAACAGCTTCAACACCCTGCAGGGCTGGACCTGGATTGGCTGCTACGGCGGCTATTACCTGCAATGCGATGGTCTCGACGCTGCAGGCTTTGAACACGGGTTCTTCACGCGCCGCTGGCAGGGTCGAGGCCCCGACGAACTGGCCGGTTACATCAGTGCTGGAATCAGCGTCCATCGTCTCCAGCAGATCCACAGTGGAAACGTTCTGAAGGCCAGCGAAGCCCGTCAGGAGCCCTGGCCCGAGGCCGACGGCCTGGTGAGTGATAGCGGCAGCCAGAGCCTCTGGGTCTGCGGTGCCGACTGCACGCCGGTTCTGATCGCCGATCGCGGCACCGGCCATGCCGCGGCCTGTCATGCCGGCTGGCGTGGGGTGGCCGCGGGGATCTTGCCGGAGGCCGTGCGACTTCTGGAGCAACGCGGTGCACGGCGAGACGATCTTATGGTGGCCCTGGGGCCAGCGGTGAGCGGGGCGAACTACCAAGTGGGCCCTGAGGTGGTGGCGGCCATCGCCCAGGGGCTCGACATCCGCACTGATGCCAAATCAGCACTTGAAGACGCCGGGGCGTTGCTGCCGGATTCAGAACCGCAGCGCCATCGGCTGGACATCCGCCGCGCCGCGGCCCTGCAGTTGCAGCGCATCGGTTTGACATCAGCACAGATCAGCCACTGCCCGCTCTGCACCGTCAGCGAACCGGAGCTGTTTCACTCCTGGCGGCGGGATCAGGTGAAAGCGGTGCAGTGGAGCGTGATTATAAGTCAGGTCGCTGACTTGGACGAAGCCGCCAGCAGCTGA
- a CDS encoding NAD(P)/FAD-dependent oxidoreductase — translation MLRLAELKLPLDHTEEELTQAVLRRLKIPPDQLLEQRLVKRSIDARRRDRIQLIYSVDVLVRHEQALMKRRRPGLPLKQAPDTRYRMVAQAPPGLEARPVVVGAGPCGYFAALLLAQMGFKPLLLERGQPVKQRTQQTFAFWRGQQALDPESNAQFGEGGAGTFSDGKLYSQVSDPEHYGRKVLKELVACGANAEILTVHRPHIGTFKLATVVRGLRSRIEALGGEVRFGCRVDRLLLEPSGGEKPFSLKALLLADGQQLPCRHLVLAPGHSARDCFAMLDQVGVQLERKPFSVGVRIEHPQPLIDQARWGAMAGHPRLGAAEYKLVHHASNGRCVYSFCMCPGGFVVGATSEEGRVVTNGMSQHSRNERNANSGLVVTLEPEDLQPYERHPGDPLAGIALQRDLEQRAFRSGGGTYAAPAQRLEDFLAGCPSTTLGTIAASYQPGITPTDLAPVLPEPILNALREALPQFARRLRGYDHPDAVLTAVETRTSSPVRIPRDGQLESLNTRGLIPAGEGAGYAGGILSAGIDGIRAAEAMAAQLLAASSKSAT, via the coding sequence ATGCTGCGACTGGCTGAGCTGAAGCTGCCGCTGGATCACACCGAGGAGGAGCTCACGCAGGCCGTACTGCGTCGTTTGAAGATTCCGCCAGATCAATTGCTGGAGCAGCGACTGGTCAAGCGCAGCATCGATGCCCGCCGCCGTGATCGCATCCAGCTGATTTACAGCGTTGATGTGCTGGTCCGCCATGAGCAGGCGTTGATGAAGCGCCGCCGGCCCGGTCTCCCGCTGAAACAGGCACCGGATACCCGCTACCGGATGGTGGCGCAGGCGCCGCCGGGCCTGGAGGCACGCCCCGTGGTGGTTGGTGCCGGCCCCTGTGGCTATTTCGCTGCGTTGCTGCTGGCGCAAATGGGGTTTAAGCCCTTGCTGCTGGAGCGTGGGCAGCCGGTGAAGCAACGGACCCAGCAGACCTTCGCCTTCTGGCGGGGGCAGCAGGCCCTTGATCCGGAATCCAATGCCCAGTTCGGGGAGGGGGGGGCCGGTACCTTTTCCGACGGCAAGCTCTACAGCCAGGTGAGCGATCCCGAGCACTACGGACGCAAGGTGCTTAAGGAGTTGGTGGCTTGCGGTGCTAACGCCGAAATCCTCACGGTGCATCGGCCGCATATCGGCACCTTCAAGTTGGCCACCGTGGTGCGTGGCCTGCGTTCGCGCATCGAAGCCTTGGGGGGTGAGGTGCGCTTTGGTTGCCGGGTGGACCGCCTGTTGCTCGAGCCCAGCGGCGGCGAGAAGCCCTTCAGCTTGAAGGCGCTTCTGCTGGCCGATGGTCAGCAACTGCCCTGCCGTCACCTCGTGCTGGCGCCCGGTCATTCGGCCCGGGACTGTTTCGCCATGCTCGATCAGGTGGGGGTGCAGTTGGAGCGCAAACCGTTTTCGGTTGGTGTGCGGATCGAGCACCCGCAACCCTTGATCGATCAGGCCCGCTGGGGAGCGATGGCGGGTCATCCGCGGCTTGGCGCGGCGGAATACAAGCTTGTTCATCACGCCAGCAATGGCCGCTGCGTCTACAGCTTCTGCATGTGTCCTGGCGGTTTTGTGGTGGGGGCCACCTCGGAGGAGGGGCGGGTGGTGACCAACGGCATGAGCCAGCACTCCCGCAATGAGCGCAATGCCAACAGCGGCTTGGTGGTGACCCTCGAACCCGAGGATCTGCAGCCCTACGAACGGCATCCGGGTGATCCCCTGGCGGGGATTGCGCTGCAGCGGGATCTGGAGCAGCGGGCCTTCCGCAGTGGGGGTGGGACCTATGCCGCCCCGGCGCAACGTCTGGAGGATTTTCTGGCCGGTTGCCCGTCCACAACGCTGGGCACGATTGCAGCGTCGTATCAGCCCGGCATCACGCCGACAGACCTGGCTCCGGTGCTGCCGGAACCGATCCTCAATGCCCTGCGCGAAGCACTGCCGCAGTTTGCCCGCCGTTTACGGGGCTATGACCATCCCGATGCCGTGCTCACGGCGGTGGAAACCCGGACGTCGTCTCCCGTGCGCATCCCCAGAGATGGCCAGCTTGAGTCGCTCAACACCCGTGGTCTGATTCCAGCCGGTGAAGGAGCGGGCTATGCCGGAGGCATCCTTTCGGCTGGCATTGACGGGATCCGGGCGGCGGAAGCGATGGCCGCTCAGCTGCTGGCGGCTTCGTCCAAGTCAGCGACCTGA
- a CDS encoding GIVxVP protein: protein MADNRIARGIVLVPCLLLGGAFLATAVWGQGAAADNRGLATAIGVALLVGGLLSQVPSSDDQVTKPDDADRSP, encoded by the coding sequence ATGGCCGATAACCGCATTGCACGAGGCATCGTTCTGGTGCCCTGTCTCCTGCTTGGAGGTGCTTTTCTGGCCACGGCCGTGTGGGGACAGGGCGCTGCGGCCGATAACCGCGGTCTGGCCACAGCCATCGGTGTTGCGCTGCTTGTTGGTGGCCTGTTGTCCCAGGTGCCATCGTCCGACGATCAGGTGACAAAACCGGACGACGCAGACCGTTCTCCCTAG
- the ilvB gene encoding biosynthetic-type acetolactate synthase large subunit, with translation MTLTSASTVVGGLDANAPQTISGAAALMDALRRHGVDTIFGYPGGAILPIYDALHIAESEGWVKHILVRHEQAGTHAADAYARATGKVGVCFGTSGPGATNLVTGIATAQMDSVPMVVITGQVPRPAIGTDAFQETDIFGITLPIVKHSWVVRDPADLGSIVAQAFLIAASGRPGPVLIDIPKDVGQEQFNYVPVEPGSVIPGGFHQPEPPLDAAVAAALDLIEQAQRPLLYVGGGAISACAHDSLRMLAERYQLPVTTTLMGKGAFDENDALSVGMLGMHGTAYANFAVTECDLLIAVGARFDDRVTGKLDTFAPRARVVHFEIDPAEIGKNRKADVAVLGDLGLSLARMVEISLQRTAEPRTAAWLERINTWKDRYPLTIPPAEGAIYPQEVLLAVRDLAPDAIVTTDVGQHQMWAAQHLRNGPRGWISSAGLGTMGFGMPAAMGAQVAMPDRQVVCIAGDASILMNIQELGTLAAYGLPVKVVIVNNHWQGMVRQWQESFYDERYSASDMLNGMPDFIALARSFGVDGVKITDRELLHRDLAAALQSPTPTMIDVHVRRGENCYPMVPPGKSNAQMVGLPSHPELAMGTTRTCSSCGAITAHEHRFCPQCGASL, from the coding sequence GTGACCCTTACTTCCGCCTCAACGGTTGTCGGTGGACTGGATGCCAATGCACCGCAGACCATCAGCGGCGCTGCGGCGTTGATGGATGCGCTGCGGCGCCACGGGGTGGACACGATCTTCGGTTACCCAGGTGGGGCGATCCTGCCGATTTACGACGCCCTGCACATCGCTGAGAGCGAAGGCTGGGTGAAACACATCCTGGTGCGCCACGAGCAGGCCGGCACCCATGCCGCTGATGCTTACGCCAGGGCCACCGGCAAGGTTGGTGTCTGCTTCGGCACCTCAGGTCCAGGCGCCACCAATCTGGTGACGGGCATCGCCACAGCCCAGATGGACTCTGTGCCGATGGTGGTGATCACCGGACAGGTTCCCCGCCCGGCCATCGGCACCGATGCCTTTCAGGAAACCGATATTTTCGGTATCACCCTGCCGATCGTGAAGCATTCCTGGGTGGTGCGCGACCCTGCTGACCTGGGTTCGATCGTGGCCCAGGCGTTTCTGATCGCCGCCAGCGGTCGCCCCGGCCCCGTGCTGATCGACATCCCCAAGGATGTGGGGCAGGAACAGTTCAACTACGTGCCGGTGGAACCCGGTTCCGTCATCCCTGGCGGTTTCCATCAGCCCGAACCTCCGCTCGATGCTGCGGTGGCAGCGGCACTGGATCTGATCGAGCAGGCCCAACGACCGCTGCTGTACGTGGGTGGCGGGGCGATCTCTGCCTGTGCCCACGACAGCCTGCGGATGCTGGCCGAGCGTTATCAGCTCCCGGTCACCACCACCTTGATGGGAAAAGGTGCCTTTGATGAGAACGATGCTCTCTCGGTGGGCATGCTCGGTATGCATGGCACCGCCTACGCCAACTTCGCCGTCACCGAATGCGACCTGTTGATCGCCGTCGGTGCACGGTTTGATGACCGCGTCACCGGCAAGCTGGACACCTTCGCCCCCCGGGCCCGGGTGGTGCACTTCGAGATCGATCCGGCGGAGATCGGTAAAAACCGCAAGGCTGATGTTGCCGTGCTCGGTGATCTCGGCCTGAGCCTGGCGCGGATGGTGGAGATCAGCCTGCAACGCACGGCGGAACCCCGCACTGCAGCCTGGCTGGAGCGCATCAACACCTGGAAGGATCGTTATCCCCTCACGATTCCGCCAGCGGAAGGGGCGATCTACCCCCAGGAGGTACTGCTGGCGGTGAGGGATCTGGCCCCCGACGCAATCGTCACCACGGACGTTGGTCAGCATCAGATGTGGGCTGCGCAGCACCTGCGCAACGGGCCCAGGGGCTGGATCAGTAGCGCTGGTCTCGGGACGATGGGCTTCGGGATGCCGGCTGCCATGGGGGCTCAGGTGGCCATGCCGGATCGGCAGGTGGTGTGCATTGCCGGTGATGCCAGCATCCTGATGAACATCCAGGAACTCGGAACCCTGGCCGCCTATGGCCTGCCGGTGAAGGTGGTGATCGTCAACAACCACTGGCAAGGCATGGTGCGTCAGTGGCAGGAAAGCTTCTACGACGAGCGCTATTCCGCCTCCGACATGCTCAATGGCATGCCTGATTTCATCGCCCTGGCCCGTTCCTTCGGCGTGGATGGCGTCAAGATCACCGACCGTGAGTTGCTGCACCGCGACCTCGCTGCAGCCCTGCAATCACCAACCCCGACGATGATTGATGTGCACGTGCGGCGGGGAGAGAACTGCTACCCGATGGTCCCGCCGGGCAAGAGCAATGCACAGATGGTGGGTCTCCCCTCGCATCCGGAGCTGGCGATGGGCACCACCCGCACCTGCAGCTCCTGTGGCGCTATCACTGCCCATGAACATCGCTTCTGTCCGCAGTGCGGCGCCTCCTTGTGA
- the hemH gene encoding ferrochelatase, with translation MSRVGVVLLNLGGPERIQDVGPFLYNLFADPEIIRLPSPALQKPLAWLISTLRSGKSQEAYRSIGGGSPLRRITEQQARELQSLLRQRGLDATTYVAMRYWHPFTESAVADMKADGMDEVVVLPLYPHFSISTSGSSFRELQRLRQGDAAFEQLPIRCIRSWFDHPGYIKAMAELIAEEVRNSDDPEKAHVFFSAHGVPKSYVEEAGDPYQQQIEACTDLIMKSLAEHMGHSNPHTLAYQSRVGPVEWLKPYTEEALEQLGEAKTNDLVVVPISFVSEHIETLEEIDIEYRELATEAGVVNFRRVRALDTYPPFIEGLADLVTTSLEGPEVSLDAAAELPTKVKLYPQEKWEWGWNNSSEVWNGRLAMLGFSAFLLELISGHGPLHALGLL, from the coding sequence ATGTCCCGCGTCGGCGTCGTCCTGCTGAATCTGGGGGGACCCGAACGCATTCAGGATGTCGGACCGTTTCTCTACAACCTGTTTGCTGATCCGGAGATCATCCGGCTACCGAGCCCAGCGCTGCAAAAGCCCCTGGCCTGGTTGATCAGCACCCTTCGCAGCGGTAAATCCCAGGAGGCCTATCGCTCCATCGGCGGCGGATCACCACTGCGCCGCATCACCGAACAGCAGGCCCGGGAACTGCAGAGTCTGCTGCGGCAGCGTGGACTAGATGCCACCACCTACGTCGCGATGCGGTACTGGCATCCATTCACGGAGTCCGCCGTGGCTGATATGAAGGCGGATGGCATGGATGAAGTGGTGGTGCTGCCGCTCTATCCCCACTTCTCCATCAGCACCAGCGGTTCCAGCTTCAGGGAACTACAGCGGCTACGTCAGGGCGATGCAGCCTTCGAACAGCTTCCGATCCGCTGCATCCGCAGTTGGTTTGACCACCCCGGCTACATCAAGGCGATGGCTGAGCTGATCGCCGAAGAGGTGCGCAATAGCGACGACCCGGAAAAGGCTCATGTCTTTTTCAGTGCCCATGGCGTGCCCAAGAGCTACGTGGAGGAAGCCGGCGATCCATATCAGCAGCAGATCGAGGCCTGCACCGATCTGATCATGAAATCCCTGGCGGAACACATGGGCCATTCCAACCCCCACACCCTCGCGTATCAGAGCCGAGTGGGTCCTGTGGAATGGCTGAAGCCCTACACCGAGGAGGCGCTCGAGCAACTGGGGGAGGCCAAGACCAACGATCTAGTGGTGGTGCCCATCAGCTTTGTCAGCGAGCACATCGAAACCCTCGAGGAGATCGACATCGAATACCGGGAGCTGGCCACCGAAGCCGGTGTGGTCAATTTCCGCAGGGTGCGTGCCCTTGATACCTACCCTCCCTTCATCGAGGGGTTGGCGGATCTGGTGACCACCAGCCTGGAGGGGCCTGAAGTGAGCCTCGACGCAGCGGCAGAACTGCCCACCAAAGTGAAGCTCTACCCCCAGGAAAAGTGGGAATGGGGTTGGAATAACAGTTCCGAGGTCTGGAACGGACGCCTGGCCATGCTCGGTTTTTCCGCGTTTCTGTTGGAGCTGATCAGTGGCCATGGCCCGCTGCACGCCCTCGGTTTGCTCTGA
- a CDS encoding Tab2/Atab2 family RNA-binding protein, which produces MNATQTVGADWELDFYSRPILEADGRKRWELLVTATPAADATEIPFRFSKCCPSGEVNSLWLSAALGEARQCALEAGWPAPRRLRCWRSSMRTMVQRAATELDLEMIASRRTYALLEWLQHREQEVYPQEEGFMAGPLAPPPAPVATPPVPLPEEVQGDAWSWASLPADLLGDASDWPTSFSGLLPLPAGLDSNQPVPGLRLFSNSRALAVAGWLGGLEPVRLLVEGRQLVLEAGQDDRWLVSDLDSAAAEAIAGELAQSKERGKGLQFIAIQTSPEEQAFAGFWMMRDIATL; this is translated from the coding sequence ATGAACGCCACGCAAACGGTCGGCGCCGACTGGGAACTGGATTTCTATTCCAGGCCGATTCTTGAAGCCGACGGGCGCAAACGCTGGGAGCTGCTGGTCACCGCGACCCCCGCGGCAGATGCAACAGAGATCCCCTTCCGTTTTTCCAAATGCTGCCCATCGGGGGAGGTCAATTCCCTCTGGTTATCGGCTGCCCTCGGCGAAGCCCGGCAATGCGCGCTGGAGGCAGGCTGGCCAGCACCCCGACGCCTGCGCTGCTGGCGCAGCTCCATGCGAACGATGGTTCAGCGGGCTGCCACTGAGCTGGATCTGGAAATGATCGCCAGCCGCCGCACCTATGCGCTGCTGGAGTGGTTGCAACACCGCGAGCAAGAGGTCTATCCCCAGGAGGAAGGCTTCATGGCAGGCCCTCTGGCCCCACCGCCCGCACCTGTCGCTACCCCGCCGGTGCCGCTGCCTGAAGAGGTGCAGGGCGATGCCTGGTCCTGGGCATCCCTGCCGGCGGATCTTCTGGGTGACGCGTCGGACTGGCCCACCAGCTTCAGCGGCCTGCTGCCCCTCCCTGCCGGCCTGGACAGCAACCAGCCGGTGCCGGGGCTGCGTCTGTTCAGCAACAGCCGCGCCCTGGCGGTGGCCGGCTGGCTGGGGGGTCTTGAGCCCGTGCGGCTGCTGGTGGAGGGTCGTCAGCTCGTGCTCGAAGCAGGGCAGGACGACCGTTGGTTAGTAAGTGATCTGGATTCAGCGGCGGCTGAGGCCATCGCTGGGGAGCTGGCGCAATCCAAAGAACGCGGCAAAGGGCTTCAATTCATCGCGATCCAAACCAGCCCCGAGGAGCAAGCCTTCGCGGGCTTCTGGATGATGCGTGACATCGCCACCCTCTAG
- the cobO gene encoding cob(I)yrinic acid a,c-diamide adenosyltransferase, with the protein MSSSDLDQSAAELGMGGKLAPEADDAGYRKRMERRQQVQKQRVEERNKEKGLVLVFTGQGKGKTTAGLGLVLRSLGHGERVAIVQFIKGGWEPGEARALKAFGDQVSWHALGEGFTWETQDRERDQQLVEEAWQTALGYLRDGAVKLVLLDELNVALKLGYIDAETVIAGLNDRPELTHVAVTGRGAPAALVERADLVTEMTLVHHPFREQGVKAQAGIEY; encoded by the coding sequence ATGAGCAGCAGCGATCTCGATCAATCCGCCGCCGAACTGGGCATGGGGGGCAAGCTCGCCCCTGAAGCCGACGATGCCGGTTACCGCAAGCGGATGGAACGGCGCCAGCAGGTGCAGAAACAGCGGGTGGAGGAACGCAACAAAGAAAAGGGATTAGTGCTGGTGTTCACCGGCCAGGGGAAGGGCAAAACCACCGCTGGGCTGGGGCTGGTGTTGCGCAGCCTGGGCCATGGCGAGCGGGTGGCGATCGTGCAGTTCATCAAGGGGGGATGGGAACCCGGAGAAGCACGGGCGCTGAAAGCCTTCGGCGATCAGGTGAGCTGGCATGCCCTTGGGGAGGGGTTCACATGGGAAACCCAGGACCGGGAACGGGATCAACAGCTGGTGGAAGAGGCCTGGCAAACCGCCCTGGGGTACCTGCGTGATGGCGCTGTGAAACTGGTCCTGCTGGACGAGCTGAATGTGGCCCTGAAGCTGGGCTACATCGACGCCGAAACGGTGATTGCCGGCTTGAACGATCGCCCGGAGCTCACCCATGTGGCGGTGACCGGCCGCGGGGCGCCCGCAGCTCTGGTGGAGAGAGCTGATCTAGTGACAGAGATGACCCTGGTCCACCACCCGTTCCGCGAGCAGGGCGTCAAGGCCCAGGCAGGAATCGAGTACTGA